A region of Ictidomys tridecemlineatus isolate mIctTri1 chromosome 4, mIctTri1.hap1, whole genome shotgun sequence DNA encodes the following proteins:
- the Cylc2 gene encoding cylicin-2 produces MSVPRFQKINYGTYDNYIPVSELSKKSWNQQHFSLAFPKPPRPGTKRRSIPSQLRDNTTPVIDESQLEQRRPPLWMHRSLMRISERPSVYLAARRRPPPKPSKPPKECEEMLSGEKTESESEFREKAESTKGKDEEKESKSGKRSRRGSKEKDSGSETGSEKGRKKGKKGKKGGKGKESGEESGDEKGSGKKSKKGKKKGKGSGEESEEEKEGGKKDKKSGKGKDKDEKSEEAEGEEAAPPIAETESEEEKAAEGGKKDKKDKKGGKKGKDKEGGGDTETEDEKAGGKKGKKDKKGGKKGKDKDGGGGDTETEDDKGSGKKSKKDKKSSKKGKDKEGGGETETEDDKASSGKKEKESKKEGKKKDKGKKGEGKKGKSKKGK; encoded by the exons cCAAAAAATAAACTATGGGACATATGATAATTATATTCCAG tcAGTGAATTAAGCAAAAAATCATGGAATCAGCAACACTTTTCCCTGGCATTTCCCAAACCACCGAGGCCAGGAACCAAAAGGAGATCAATACCTTCCCAGCTACGTGATAATACAACTCCTGTAA TTGATGAATCCCAATTGGAACAAAGAAGACCGCCACTATGGATGCACCGTTCTTTAATGAGAATTTCAGAGAGGCCATCTGTTTATTTAGCTGCCAGGAGGAGGCCTCCACCCAAACCCTCTAAACCACCCAAAGAATGTGAGGAGATGCtttcaggtgagaaaactgaatcGGAATCAGAATTCAGAGAAAAGGCAGAGTCAACGAAGGGCaaggatgaagaaaaagaatctaAATCTGGCAAAAGGAGTAGAAGGGGTTCAAAAGAGAAGGATTCCGGTTCAGAAACTGGAAGTGAAAAAGGACGGAAGAAAggtaagaaagggaagaaaggtggCAAGGGCAAGGAGTCAGGTGAAGAATCTGGGGATGAGAAAGGAAGCGgcaaaaaaagtaagaaaggtaAGAAGAAGGGCAAGGGGTCAGGTGAAGAGtctgaggaggaaaaagaaggcggaaagaaagacaagaaaagtgGAAAGGGCAAAGACAAAGACGAAAAGTCAGAAGAAGCAGAGGGAGAAGAAGCGGCCCCGCCCATAGCAGAGACAGAGTCTGAAGAGGAAAAGGCAGCAGAAGGcggaaagaaagacaagaaagacAAGAAAGGGGGAAAGAAGGGCAAAgacaaggaaggaggaggagatacGGAAACGGAAGACGAAAAGGCAGGAGGCAAGAAAGGCAAGAAAGACAAGAAAGGGGGGAAGAAGGGCAAAGACAAggacggaggaggaggagacacagAGACTGAAGACGACAAAGGAAGcggaaagaaaagcaagaaagacAAGAAGTCTAGCAAGAAGGGCAAAgacaaggaaggaggaggagaaacagaaaCCGAAGACGACAAAGCCAGCAGCGGCAAGAAGGAGAAAGAGtccaagaaagagggaaagaagaaggacAAAGGTAAGAAGGGAGAAGGTAAGAAAGGTAAATCCAAGAAGGGCAAGTAG